In one Silene latifolia isolate original U9 population chromosome 10, ASM4854445v1, whole genome shotgun sequence genomic region, the following are encoded:
- the LOC141608998 gene encoding two-component response regulator ORR10-like: MGIHAEFHVLAVDDSLIDRKLIERLLKSSSFQVTAVDSGNKALEFLGLHDVDNQENKHTPNNNIRHPHDIQVNLIITDYCMPGITGFDLLRKIKESKNLKDIPVVIMSSENIPSRINRCLEEGAEEFFVKPVQLSDVDKLKPHLMRTKSKEADYFEEDNHTKRKSEDDSLSPNKSRIKLTEIQVPSLL; encoded by the exons ATGGGTATTCATGCCGAATTTCATGTTTTGGCTGTTGATGATAGTCTCATTGATAGAAAGCTTATTGAACGACTTCTCAAGTCATCTTCTTTTCAAG TGACAGCAGTGGATTCAGGGAACAAGGCATTGGAATTTCTAGGCTTGCATGATGTGGACAATCAAGAGAATAAACATACTCCTAACAATAATATTCGTCATCCTCAT GATATTCAAGTTAATTTGATCATCACTGATTATTGCATGCCTGGGATAACTGGCTTTGATCTATTAAGAAAGATTAAG GAGTCAAAGAATCTGAAGGATATTCCAGTGGTGATCATGTCTTCGGAAAACATCCCCTCGCGAATTAACAG ATGTTTGGAAGAGGGAGCGGAAGAGTTTTTTGTAAAACCAGTACAACTATCGGATGTAGACAAGTTGAAGCCTCATTTAATGAGGACCAAATCCAAAGAAGCCGACTACTTTGAAGAAGATAATCATACCAAAAGAAAGAGTGAAGATGATTCTCTTTCTCCTAATAAGTCGAGGATTAAACTCACTGAAATTCAAGTGCCTTCTTTATTATAA